A single window of Gossypium hirsutum isolate 1008001.06 chromosome A10, Gossypium_hirsutum_v2.1, whole genome shotgun sequence DNA harbors:
- the LOC107914657 gene encoding 23 kDa jasmonate-induced protein translates to MAEENVFGKPITEADNTASEKPITESEEDNVLDEAALELTLSEARSGSNLFGTAIDQAFVMGIPEYANRARLDRSVVAMQWKDRGGNYTAAVDYVREVKRRWGNGVSTLCVLYNGTGERLTYHTDNDWWGSIYLPYPQIIENGQWACFFHVKRTAAASGSMGAVVYRGKNKEGEDTDWLVAWDNPWNTLRFTNQAYAEINQAGHYDRIDWEALGRTISSAGRQYRAAWRGCVAQVQTEIDTSPLWEGVLSLE, encoded by the exons ATGGCGGAGGAGAACGTGTTTGGGAAGCCAATTACGGAGGCAGATAACACGGCGTCTGAGAAGCCGATTACTGAGTCTGAGGAAGATAATGTGCTGGACGAAGCAGCCTTGGAGTTAACTTTGTCCGAAGCTAGGTCAGGCAGTAACTTGTTTGGGACGGCAATTGACCAGGCTTTTGTGATGGGAATCCCGGAGTATGCGAACAGAGCACGCTTGGACAGATCAGTGGTGGCCATGCAGTGGAAAGATCGAGGTGGTAACTACACCGCCGCCGTGGACTACGTGAGGGAAGTGAAGAGGCGATGGGGCAATGGAGTCTCAACACTTTGCGTGCTTTACAATGGAACCGGTGAACGTCTGACATACCACACTGACAATGATTGGTGGGGGAGCATTTACTTGCCCTACCCACAAATCATCGAAAATGGGCAGTGGGCCTGTTTTTTTCATGTGAAAAGAACAGCGGCGGCTTCCGGCTCGATGGGCGCCGTCGTTTATCGTGGCAAAAACAAAGAGGGCGAAGACACTGACTGGTTGGTAGCTTGGGACAATCCTTGGAATACGCTTAGGTTTACCAACCAG GCTTATGCGGAGATCAACCAAGCTGGGCATTATGATAGGATTGATTGGGAAGCACTTGGGAGAACCATATCATCGGCTGGTCGGCAGTATCGTGCGGCATGGAGAGGATGCGTTGCGCAAGTCCAAACCGAAATTGACACTTCGCCTCTCTGGGAGGGAGTGCTGTCGCTAGAATAA